One genomic window of Cottoperca gobio chromosome 10, fCotGob3.1, whole genome shotgun sequence includes the following:
- the ccna2 gene encoding cyclin-A2 isoform X2 encodes MSGANRGQGSAASEFHNQENMLSRLRGSLKARAAASENQENLAPKQAASSRTVLGALQNNLRSKAQNQRGTKQESSQSASCKNEDLGKSCSEKPSTKLPAFQIHVDEPDGACIKKPQTVVDAVKAKSITEEASITISAVARLRQPLATIDMPSAMDVSFDSPMDMSVVEGEEKPVDVNDVPEYAAEIHTYLREMELKTRPKAGYMKKQPDITNSMRAILVDWLVEVGEEYKLQNETLYLAVNYIDRFLSSMSVLRGKLQLVGTAAMLLASKFEEIYPPEVAEFVYITDDTYTKKQVLRMEHLVLKVLSFDLAAPTINQFLTQYFLHQAVNKQVEGLAMYLGELSLVDSDPFLKYLPSQTSAAAYALANHTVTGGSWPKSLTEMTGYSLEDLMPCIEDLHQTCLNAAQHSQQSVREKYKGPKYSEVSLIDAPTKLLLN; translated from the exons ATGTCAGGAGCTAACAGAGGACAGGGCAGCGCGGCGAGTGAGTTTCACAACCAAGAGAATATGCTGTCACGACTGAGAGGCTCGCTAAAAGCCCGAGCTGCTGCAAGTGAGAACCAAGAGAACCTGGCACCGAAACAAGCCGCCAGCAGCAGAACCGTCCTAGGAGCCCTGCAGAACAACCTGCGGAGCAAAGCCCAGAACCAGCGCGGCACGAAACAG GAATCATCACAATCCGCGTCCTGCAAAAATGAAGATTTGGGCAAAAGCTGCTCGGAGAAGCCTTCCACCAAGCTGCCAGCTTTCCAGATCCATGTGGATGAGCCTGATGGCGCCTGCATCAAGAAGCCACAGACGGTGGTCGACGCTGTCAAAGCAAAGTCCATCACTGAAGAGGCTTCCATCACAATCAGTGCTGTGGCACGGCTCCGACAGCCCCTGGCTACCATTGACATGCCATCAGCAATGGATGTCAGCTTTG ACTCTCCCATGGACATGTCTGTGGTTGAGGGGGAGGAGAAACCAGTTGATGTAAACGACGTCCCAGAATATGCCGCTGAAATCCACACGTACCTGAGGGAGATGGAG CTTAAAACCAGGCCTAAAGCGGGCTACATGAAGAAGCAGCCGGACATCACCAACAGCATGAGGGCCATCCTGGTGGACTGGCTGGTCGAGGTTGGAGAAGAGTACAAGCTCCAGAATGAGACACTTTATCTGGCTGTAAACTACATCGATcgcttcctctcctccatgTCTGTCCTGAGGGGGAAGCTTCAGCTGGTGGGCACCGCTGCCATGCTGTTGGCTTC GAAATTTGAAGAGATCTACCCCCCAGAGGTGGCAGAGTTTGTTTACATCACAGACGACACCTACACAAAGAAGCAAGTGTTAAGAATGGAGCATCTGGTGCTTAAAGTGCTCTCCTTTGATCTGGCAGCGCCAACCATCAACCAGTTTCTCACACAGTACTTCCTCCATCAGGCGGTTAACAAACAGGTGGAGGGTCTTGCAATG TATCTCGGGGAGCTCAGTCTGGTTGATTCAGATCCCTTCTTGAAGTACCTCCCATCACAGACATCTGCTGCAGCCTACGCCCTGGCAAACCACACGGTGACTGGTGGCTCATGG CCAAAGTCCTTGACAGAGATGACGGGCTACTCCCTTGAAGATCTGATGCCATGCATTGAAGATCTGCACCAAACTTGCCTCAATGCTGCTCAGCACTCCCAGCAGTCTGTTCGGGAGAAGTACAAAGGCCCCAA GTACTCTGAAGTTTCCCTCATCGATGCTCCAACGAAATTGCTGCTGAACTaa
- the ccna2 gene encoding cyclin-A2 isoform X1, whose translation MSGANRGQGSAASEFHNQENMLSRLRGSLKARAAASENQENLAPKQAASSRTVLGALQNNLRSKAQNQRGTKQESSQSASCKNEDLGKSCSEKPSTKLPAFQIHVDEPDGACIKKPQTVVDAVKAKSITEEASITISAVARLRQPLATIDMPSAMDVSFDSPMDMSVVEGEEKPVDVNDVPEYAAEIHTYLREMELKTRPKAGYMKKQPDITNSMRAILVDWLVEVGEEYKLQNETLYLAVNYIDRFLSSMSVLRGKLQLVGTAAMLLASKFEEIYPPEVAEFVYITDDTYTKKQVLRMEHLVLKVLSFDLAAPTINQFLTQYFLHQAVNKQVEGLAMHCFQYLGELSLVDSDPFLKYLPSQTSAAAYALANHTVTGGSWPKSLTEMTGYSLEDLMPCIEDLHQTCLNAAQHSQQSVREKYKGPKYSEVSLIDAPTKLLLN comes from the exons ATGTCAGGAGCTAACAGAGGACAGGGCAGCGCGGCGAGTGAGTTTCACAACCAAGAGAATATGCTGTCACGACTGAGAGGCTCGCTAAAAGCCCGAGCTGCTGCAAGTGAGAACCAAGAGAACCTGGCACCGAAACAAGCCGCCAGCAGCAGAACCGTCCTAGGAGCCCTGCAGAACAACCTGCGGAGCAAAGCCCAGAACCAGCGCGGCACGAAACAG GAATCATCACAATCCGCGTCCTGCAAAAATGAAGATTTGGGCAAAAGCTGCTCGGAGAAGCCTTCCACCAAGCTGCCAGCTTTCCAGATCCATGTGGATGAGCCTGATGGCGCCTGCATCAAGAAGCCACAGACGGTGGTCGACGCTGTCAAAGCAAAGTCCATCACTGAAGAGGCTTCCATCACAATCAGTGCTGTGGCACGGCTCCGACAGCCCCTGGCTACCATTGACATGCCATCAGCAATGGATGTCAGCTTTG ACTCTCCCATGGACATGTCTGTGGTTGAGGGGGAGGAGAAACCAGTTGATGTAAACGACGTCCCAGAATATGCCGCTGAAATCCACACGTACCTGAGGGAGATGGAG CTTAAAACCAGGCCTAAAGCGGGCTACATGAAGAAGCAGCCGGACATCACCAACAGCATGAGGGCCATCCTGGTGGACTGGCTGGTCGAGGTTGGAGAAGAGTACAAGCTCCAGAATGAGACACTTTATCTGGCTGTAAACTACATCGATcgcttcctctcctccatgTCTGTCCTGAGGGGGAAGCTTCAGCTGGTGGGCACCGCTGCCATGCTGTTGGCTTC GAAATTTGAAGAGATCTACCCCCCAGAGGTGGCAGAGTTTGTTTACATCACAGACGACACCTACACAAAGAAGCAAGTGTTAAGAATGGAGCATCTGGTGCTTAAAGTGCTCTCCTTTGATCTGGCAGCGCCAACCATCAACCAGTTTCTCACACAGTACTTCCTCCATCAGGCGGTTAACAAACAGGTGGAGGGTCTTGCAATG CATTGTTTTCAGTATCTCGGGGAGCTCAGTCTGGTTGATTCAGATCCCTTCTTGAAGTACCTCCCATCACAGACATCTGCTGCAGCCTACGCCCTGGCAAACCACACGGTGACTGGTGGCTCATGG CCAAAGTCCTTGACAGAGATGACGGGCTACTCCCTTGAAGATCTGATGCCATGCATTGAAGATCTGCACCAAACTTGCCTCAATGCTGCTCAGCACTCCCAGCAGTCTGTTCGGGAGAAGTACAAAGGCCCCAA GTACTCTGAAGTTTCCCTCATCGATGCTCCAACGAAATTGCTGCTGAACTaa
- the bbs7 gene encoding BBSome complex member BBS7 isoform X1: MEIHLNRVDYIQVGVTSQKTMKLLPALGKKATQKVAVADHDGIITCFGMKKGEAVPVFKTLPGQKIAKLDLGGAAGTPQEKIFVCSGSQVRGFTRKGKQFLTFEANLTESINAMHVSGADLFVCASYIYNHYCDCKDQDYYLSGDKINDITCFSSENLTRFIPVLACQDRVLRVLQGSELSYDIEVPGPPSVLELYNKDGGQEILYGTTDGKIGLVQIGEASAATKWEIDNDKKKGGILCIDTYDIVGDGVNDILVGRDDGTVEVYGFDSASEPTLRFEHVLSESITSIQGGCVGKESYDEVLTATYTGWVTGLTTEPQKAEAGPGDEVRMSKEIQTKVEALRTELEQLQVKVLQGREQYQQTSQSSTAVSAVPVFSINDKFTLCQDDASYSLTLEVQTAIDNLLLQSDVPIDLLDVDKNSAVVSFSECDSEQPNGNFLLATYRCQANTTRLELKVRSIEGQYGTLQAYITPRLQPKTCQVRQYQIKPLSLHQRTHSIDQERPMNRLSLVGQFSFAEIHSWVVFCLPEVPEKTPAGENIAFFFHNTFLGTQLEATYCKGEGHFKSDNISTISILSDVLSKEATKRKINLNISYDINDESVSYTLKMIHPKLEYQLLLARKVQLIDALKELQVHEGTADFLIPEYRNILDQSTNLLEEYKKQPAHLERLYGMITDLFIDKFKFKGQNVKSKVSSLLEILDNYELNSLLDFFNEA; encoded by the exons ATGGAGATCCACCTTAATCGAGTTGATTATATTCAG GTTGGTGTGACATCCCAGAAAACTATGAAGCTGCTTCCAGCACTGGGAAAAAAGGCAACCCAAAAG GTTGCTGTTGCTGATCATGATGGTATAATAACTTGTTTTGGGATGAAGAAGGGAGAAGCTGTG CCCgtgtttaaaacacttccagGGCAGAAAATAGCCAAATTGGACCTCGGAGGAGCTGCGGGAACTCCACAAGAAAAGATCTTTGTTTGTTCTGGCTCTCAGGTCCGAGGATTCACCAGGAAAGGCAAACAGTTCCTCACCTTTGAAGCCAACCTCACTGAGAGCATTAACGCTAT GCATGTCTCCGGCGCTGACCTTTTTGTGTGCGCGAGTTACATCTACAACCACTACTGTGACTGCAAGGACCAAGACTACTACCTCTCTGGAGACAAAATCAATGATATCACGTGTTTTTCATCAGAAAACCTGACTCGCTTCATCCCGGTCCTGGCCTGCCAAGATCGGGTTCTCAGAGTCTTGCAG GGCTCTGAGCTTTCCTATGACATTGAAGTCCCTGGCCCTCCATCGGTCTTGGAACTGTACAACAAAGATGGAG GACAGGAAATCCTCTATGGAACTACAGATGGCAAAATAGGGTTGGTCCAGATCGGTGAGGCCTCGGCTGCGACCAAGTGGGAGATCGACAACGACAAAAAGAAAGGAG GAATTCTTTGCATCGACACTTATGACATTGTGGGAGACGGAGTGAATGACATCCTGGTGGGCAGGGATGATGGGACGGTCGAGGTCTATGGTTTCGACAGTGCCAGTGAGCCCACATTACGCTTTGAGCAT GTGTTGTCAGAGAGCATCACTTCCATCCAGGGTGGCTGCGTTGGAAAGGAGTCTTATGATGAGGTCTTGACTGCCACTTACACAG GGTGGGTGACTGGTCTGACCACTGAGCCCCAGAAAGCTGAGGCCGGCCCCGGAGACGAGGTCAGAATGAGCAAGGAGATCCAGACCAAAGTAGAAGCACTCAG GACGGAGctggagcagctgcaggttAAGGTCCTGCAGGGCCGTGAGCAGTACCAGCAGACCTCTCAGTCGAGCACAGCCGTCTCTGCTGTGCCCGTCTTCAGCATCAATGACAAGTTCACCCTCTGCCAGGACGATGCCAGCTACAGCCTCACGCTTGAGGTGCAGACCGCCATCGACAATCTGCTGCTCCAG AGTGACGTCCCCATAGACCTGCTGGATGTGGATAAGAACTCAGCTGTTGTCAGTTTCAGTGAATGTGATTCAGAG CAGCCTAATGGAAACTTCCTCCTGGCCACGTACAGATGTCAGGCTAACACTACCAGACTTGAGCTCAAG GTGAGGTCCATCGAAGGACAGTATGGGACCCTGCAGGCCTACATTACCCCCAGACTGCAACCCAAGACATGCCAGGTCCGCCAGTACCAGATCAAACCTCTGTCCCTCCACCAGCGGACGCACAGCATAGACCAAGAAAG GCCCATGAACAGGCTCAGTCTGGTGGGGCAGTTCAGTTTTGCTGAGATCCACTCCTGGGTGGTCTTCTGTTTGCCAGAGGTGCCTGAGAAAACACCGGCAGGAGAGAACATCGCTTTCTTTTTTCATAACACTTTCCTTGGGACACAGCTTGAAGCAACCTACTG CAAAGGGGAGGGTCACTTCAAGTCAGACAACATCTCTACCATCTCCATACTGAGTGATGTTCTCTCTAAAGAAGCCACCAAGAGGAAAATCAATCTGAACATTTCATATG ATATCAATGATGAGTCTGTGAGCTACACCCTGAAGATGATACATCCAAAACTGGAGTACCAGTTGTTGTTGGCTAGAAAAGTTCAGCTTATCGATGCACTGAAG GAGCTTCAGGTCCATGAGGGAACCGCTGACTTCCTCATCCCCGAGTATCGCAACATCTTGGATCAGTCCACTAATCTCCTCGAGGAGTACAAGAAGCAGCCAGCGCACCTCGAGAGGCTTTATG GAATGATCACAGACCTCTTCATCGACAAATTCAAGTTTAAAGGCCAGAATGTGAAATCCAAGGTGTCGTCATTGCTGGAGATACTCGATAATTATGAATTAAATTCTCTGTTAGACTTTTTTAACGAGGCATGA
- the tmem33 gene encoding transmembrane protein 33, whose protein sequence is MADANQQSPPPQLGLVQFLISNKLETAMWLSRLFTVYCSVMFILPILGPYAAANFYQRALLANALTSALRLHQRLPRFQLSRAFLAQALQEDSCHYLLYSLILVNSYPITMSIFPVFLFSLLHATTYTKKVLDSVGPSSLMFIRNLLDKLTSNQQNILKFIACNEIFLMPATAFMLFSGQGSLLLPFIYYRFLTLRYTSRRNPYCRTLFTELRILLEHFIMKPACPAFFRKMCLSSIAFISRLAPTGV, encoded by the exons ATGGCTGACGCAAACCAACAAAGTCCTCCTCCCCAGTTAGGGCTCGTG CAATTTTTAATCAGCAACAAACTAGAAACTGCAATGTGGCTTTCACGACTCTTCACCGTCTACTGCTCCGTAATGTTTATTCTACCGATCTTAGG ACCCTATGCAGCAGCTAACTTCTATCAGCGAGCCTTGTTAGCGAACGCCCTCACCAGTGCCCTCCGCTTGCATCAAAGGCTTCCACGCTTTCAGCTGAGCAGAGCTTTCCTGGCCCAGGCTCTTCAAGAAGATAGTTGTCATTACCTGCTCTACTCACTCATCCTGGTCAACTCCTACCCCATCACGA TGAGCATCTTCCCAGTCTTCCTCTTTTCATTGCTTCACGCAACTACCTACACAAAGAAAGTCCTTGAT TCTGTGGGTCCCAGCAGTCTGATGTTCATCAGAAACCTTTTGGACAAACTTACATCCAATCAGCAGAACATCCTGAAGTTCATCGCATGTAATGAGATCTTCTTGATGCCAGCCACTGCTTTTATGCTCTTCAG TGGCCAGGGAAGCTTGCTGCTGCCTTTCATTTACTACCGATTCCTCACCCTCCGCTACACATCCAGAAGAAACCCATACTGCCG CACCTTGTTCACAGAGCTGCGAATTCTCCTGGAGCACTTCATCATGAAGCCTGCCTGCCCCGCCTTCTTCAGGAAGATGTGCCTCAGCAGTATCGCCTTCATCAGCCGCCTCGCCCCCACGGGGGTCTGA
- the bbs7 gene encoding BBSome complex member BBS7 isoform X2, giving the protein MEIHLNRVDYIQVGVTSQKTMKLLPALGKKATQKVAVADHDGIITCFGMKKGEAVPVFKTLPGQKIAKLDLGGAAGTPQEKIFVCSGSQVRGFTRKGKQFLTFEANLTESINAMHVSGADLFVCASYIYNHYCDCKDQDYYLSGDKINDITCFSSENLTRFIPVLACQDRVLRVLQGSELSYDIEVPGPPSVLELYNKDGGQEILYGTTDGKIGLVQIGEASAATKWEIDNDKKKGGILCIDTYDIVGDGVNDILVGRDDGTVEVYGFDSASEPTLRFEHVLSESITSIQGGCVGKESYDEVLTATYTGWVTGLTTEPQKAEAGPGDEVRMSKEIQTKVEALRTELEQLQVKVLQGREQYQQTSQSSTAVSAVPVFSINDKFTLCQDDASYSLTLEVQTAIDNLLLQSDVPIDLLDVDKNSAVVSFSECDSEPNGNFLLATYRCQANTTRLELKVRSIEGQYGTLQAYITPRLQPKTCQVRQYQIKPLSLHQRTHSIDQERPMNRLSLVGQFSFAEIHSWVVFCLPEVPEKTPAGENIAFFFHNTFLGTQLEATYCKGEGHFKSDNISTISILSDVLSKEATKRKINLNISYDINDESVSYTLKMIHPKLEYQLLLARKVQLIDALKELQVHEGTADFLIPEYRNILDQSTNLLEEYKKQPAHLERLYGMITDLFIDKFKFKGQNVKSKVSSLLEILDNYELNSLLDFFNEA; this is encoded by the exons ATGGAGATCCACCTTAATCGAGTTGATTATATTCAG GTTGGTGTGACATCCCAGAAAACTATGAAGCTGCTTCCAGCACTGGGAAAAAAGGCAACCCAAAAG GTTGCTGTTGCTGATCATGATGGTATAATAACTTGTTTTGGGATGAAGAAGGGAGAAGCTGTG CCCgtgtttaaaacacttccagGGCAGAAAATAGCCAAATTGGACCTCGGAGGAGCTGCGGGAACTCCACAAGAAAAGATCTTTGTTTGTTCTGGCTCTCAGGTCCGAGGATTCACCAGGAAAGGCAAACAGTTCCTCACCTTTGAAGCCAACCTCACTGAGAGCATTAACGCTAT GCATGTCTCCGGCGCTGACCTTTTTGTGTGCGCGAGTTACATCTACAACCACTACTGTGACTGCAAGGACCAAGACTACTACCTCTCTGGAGACAAAATCAATGATATCACGTGTTTTTCATCAGAAAACCTGACTCGCTTCATCCCGGTCCTGGCCTGCCAAGATCGGGTTCTCAGAGTCTTGCAG GGCTCTGAGCTTTCCTATGACATTGAAGTCCCTGGCCCTCCATCGGTCTTGGAACTGTACAACAAAGATGGAG GACAGGAAATCCTCTATGGAACTACAGATGGCAAAATAGGGTTGGTCCAGATCGGTGAGGCCTCGGCTGCGACCAAGTGGGAGATCGACAACGACAAAAAGAAAGGAG GAATTCTTTGCATCGACACTTATGACATTGTGGGAGACGGAGTGAATGACATCCTGGTGGGCAGGGATGATGGGACGGTCGAGGTCTATGGTTTCGACAGTGCCAGTGAGCCCACATTACGCTTTGAGCAT GTGTTGTCAGAGAGCATCACTTCCATCCAGGGTGGCTGCGTTGGAAAGGAGTCTTATGATGAGGTCTTGACTGCCACTTACACAG GGTGGGTGACTGGTCTGACCACTGAGCCCCAGAAAGCTGAGGCCGGCCCCGGAGACGAGGTCAGAATGAGCAAGGAGATCCAGACCAAAGTAGAAGCACTCAG GACGGAGctggagcagctgcaggttAAGGTCCTGCAGGGCCGTGAGCAGTACCAGCAGACCTCTCAGTCGAGCACAGCCGTCTCTGCTGTGCCCGTCTTCAGCATCAATGACAAGTTCACCCTCTGCCAGGACGATGCCAGCTACAGCCTCACGCTTGAGGTGCAGACCGCCATCGACAATCTGCTGCTCCAG AGTGACGTCCCCATAGACCTGCTGGATGTGGATAAGAACTCAGCTGTTGTCAGTTTCAGTGAATGTGATTCAGAG CCTAATGGAAACTTCCTCCTGGCCACGTACAGATGTCAGGCTAACACTACCAGACTTGAGCTCAAG GTGAGGTCCATCGAAGGACAGTATGGGACCCTGCAGGCCTACATTACCCCCAGACTGCAACCCAAGACATGCCAGGTCCGCCAGTACCAGATCAAACCTCTGTCCCTCCACCAGCGGACGCACAGCATAGACCAAGAAAG GCCCATGAACAGGCTCAGTCTGGTGGGGCAGTTCAGTTTTGCTGAGATCCACTCCTGGGTGGTCTTCTGTTTGCCAGAGGTGCCTGAGAAAACACCGGCAGGAGAGAACATCGCTTTCTTTTTTCATAACACTTTCCTTGGGACACAGCTTGAAGCAACCTACTG CAAAGGGGAGGGTCACTTCAAGTCAGACAACATCTCTACCATCTCCATACTGAGTGATGTTCTCTCTAAAGAAGCCACCAAGAGGAAAATCAATCTGAACATTTCATATG ATATCAATGATGAGTCTGTGAGCTACACCCTGAAGATGATACATCCAAAACTGGAGTACCAGTTGTTGTTGGCTAGAAAAGTTCAGCTTATCGATGCACTGAAG GAGCTTCAGGTCCATGAGGGAACCGCTGACTTCCTCATCCCCGAGTATCGCAACATCTTGGATCAGTCCACTAATCTCCTCGAGGAGTACAAGAAGCAGCCAGCGCACCTCGAGAGGCTTTATG GAATGATCACAGACCTCTTCATCGACAAATTCAAGTTTAAAGGCCAGAATGTGAAATCCAAGGTGTCGTCATTGCTGGAGATACTCGATAATTATGAATTAAATTCTCTGTTAGACTTTTTTAACGAGGCATGA